The Kwoniella bestiolae CBS 10118 chromosome 7, complete sequence genome has a segment encoding these proteins:
- a CDS encoding thioredoxin-like protein 4A, translated as MSYFMTHLHSGWHVDQAILVEEDRVVCIRFGHDHDEECMALDETLYGVSEKVQNFAVIYLVDITEVPDFNKMYELYDNSSLMFFYRNKHIMIDLGTGDNNKINWAITDKQELIDIIETVYRGASKGRGLVVSPRDYSTRQKGR; from the exons ATGTCGTACTTTATGACCCA TCTCCATTCCGGCTGGCATGTCGACCAAGCTATTTTagtagaagaagatcgagTGGTCTGTATTAGATTTGGTCACGATCATGACGAAGAATGTATGGCCTTGGATGAAACTCTATATGGAGTATCAGAAAAGGTGCAGAATTTCGCTGTCATCTATTTGGTCGATATCACGGAAGTACCCGATTTCAACAAGATGTACGAGTTGTACGATAATTCTTCCCTCATGTTCTTCTACCG AAACAAACATATCATGATAGATTTGGGTACAGGTGATAACAACAAGAT AAACTGGGCAATCACTGACAAgcaagag TTGATTGACATCATCGAGACTGTCTATCGAGGAGCATCAAAAGGTCGTGGTCTGGTCGTGTCACCTCGAG ATTACTCTACACGACAGAAAGGCCGATAG